CCAACACCGCATCTGAACCTATTCCGGTGAGTATTACATAGCCATTGTGCCCTTTTACGGTTATCTGCTCAAGCCCTCCTTTCTCCAGCTCCTCGGCCACTCTTTCACCCAAAGATAGTATTGCAGCACTCATAGCTGCTATCCTGTCTTCCTCAAGTCCAGGTTTTAGTACGGAAGAGACGGGCAAGCCGTCGGCGGAGACCAAAGCGGCACCTTCCAACCCAGTATTCTTTATGAGCTCCTGGAGAATCTGCGTATACCTATCCATACTTCCCTCCTTTGTGTATATCCCACATTCATTTTATCATAATCCTTTTTTACGAAACATC
The DNA window shown above is from Thermocrinis minervae and carries:
- a CDS encoding roadblock/LC7 domain-containing protein, whose protein sequence is MDRYTQILQELIKNTGLEGAALVSADGLPVSSVLKPGLEEDRIAAMSAAILSLGERVAEELEKGGLEQITVKGHNGYVILTGIGSDAVLVVLADNNAKLGLLLMEIKKAQDKLKTMI